In Streptomyces sp. P9-A4, the genomic window CGCGCCAGTGGGCTGAAGTACTCGCGGGCCAGTTCGCGGGCCTCGGAGTTGTAGACGAGGTGAACGACTCTGCGGTCCGCGCTGTCGCGTACGCGGCTGATGTGCCCTGAGCGTTCCAGCCGGTCGAGGCATGCCGTGACGGCCCCGGATGTCAGACGCAGCTCTTCCTTCAGGCGCGTGGGGGTGGCGGGCTCGTCCGAGTCGGCGGCGGAATCCATGATCACGGACAGTGCGTGGATGTCCGTCGCGTGGAGACCGCTCCTGTGGGCGAAGTCCAGCGTGCTCCGGTTCAGCTCACGGTTGAGCGTGCGGAGCAGGACGGCGTACGCGAACAGGTCGCTGGGCCCGCCGGCGGCGTCCGGTGAAGGTGACTGCATACGTCAAGCATAATATTGCTTGATCATTGAGATACTCTCTCCTTGAGATACCTCTGCCGGCCCGCCCCGTTAGGGAGTCGATGAATAGCGCGCGCCGACCGGTCCGATGGCTGGTCCCCCTCGTACTCTTGGTTGTCTGGCTCGGCCTGGGAGGCGCCTTCGGCTCCTACGCGGGCAAGCTCGGCGAGGTCTCCACGAACGACCAGGCGGCCTTCCTGCCCCAGAACGCCGAGTCCACCCGCGTCATCGCCCAGCAGAAGGCCTTCAACCAGCAGGAAACCCTCCCCGCCGTCGTCGTCTGGACAGCGGACGGGGGCGCCGACGTCTCGGAAGCCCAGCAGAAGGCGGCCACTGCCGCGCTGCGTTCGCTGGCGCGGGCCGAAGGTGTCGAAGGGGCGCCCTCTCCGGCCTTCCGCTCCGAGGACGGAAAGGCTCTGCAGGGCGTCGTGCCCCTCTCGCCCGACCTCGGGGAACGGCTCGGTGAGGTTCTGGACGAGGTCGAGCGCGCGGCGGCCGGGGTGCCGGAGACGCGTGCCCAGCTCGCCGGGCCGGCGGCGACCCAGGGGGATCTGAAAGAAGCGTTCGCGGGAATCGACGGACTTCTGCTCGGGGTGGCGCTCGCCGCCGTCCTGCTCATCCTGCTGCTCGTCTACCGCAGTGTCCTGCTCCCCTTCCTGATCATCATCAGCGCCGTCTTCGCACTCGGGGTCGCCAGTGCGATCGTGTACGTCCTCGCCGACCACGGCATCGTCCGGGTCGACGGCCAGGTCCAGGGCATTCTGTCCATCCTGGTGATCGGCGCGGCCACCGACTACGCACTCCTCCTCACCGCCCGCTTCCGCGAAGAGACCGCCGCCGGAGGTGACCGCTTCACCGCTGCCCGGGCCGCCACCAGGGGATCCTTCGGTGCCATCACCGCCAGCGCCGCGACCGTCGCCCTCGGCCTCCTGGCCCTGCTCCTCAGCGACCTGACCAACAACAGGGCCCTCGGACCGGTCGGCGCGATCGGCGTCGTCTGCGCCGTACTGACGACTCTCACGTTCCTCCCCGCCGTCCTCGCCCTGACGGGCAAGGCCGCCTTCTGGCCGGCGCAGCCGAGATCGGCCGACGCCGAAACGGGCGGTCACGGCATCTGGCGGCGCGTCGCCCACTGGGTGGACACGCGCCCCCGACCGCTGTGGATCATCACCACCGGGATCCTGCTGGCCGGCGCGGCGTTCTTCCCCGCCCTCCAGTCGAAGGGCGTCCCTCTCGACGAACTGTTCGTCAACGACGCTCCGTCCGTCGCCGCTCAGCAGACGCTGGGCCGGCACTTCCCCGGCGGCTCAGGCCAGCCCGTGGTCATCATCGCCGAGGCCGAATCCCAGGCCGCGGTGCGCGAAGCGGCCATCGCGACACCCGGAGTGGCCGACGTGCGGGTGACCACCGGCACCCCCGGCGGGCAGCCCCTGGTCGTCGACGGCAGAGTCCGCCTCGACGCCACGCTGGCCGACGCCCCCGACAGCGACGCGGCCAAGCGGACCGTCCAGAACCTGCGCGAACGCGTGCACACCGCCGAAGCGAGCACCCTGGTGGGCGGCTACACGGCGCAGCAGTACGACACGCAGCGCACCGCGGAACACGACAAGAACCTGATCATTCCCGTCGTCCTGTCCATCATCCTCGTCATCCTGATCGTCCTCCTCCGATCCCTGCTCCTGCCCGTTCTCCTGGT contains:
- a CDS encoding MarR family winged helix-turn-helix transcriptional regulator is translated as MQSPSPDAAGGPSDLFAYAVLLRTLNRELNRSTLDFAHRSGLHATDIHALSVIMDSAADSDEPATPTRLKEELRLTSGAVTACLDRLERSGHISRVRDSADRRVVHLVYNSEARELAREYFSPLARATETARGRFTPAELATIASFLRTLNTELAAAHEV
- a CDS encoding MMPL family transporter — its product is MNSARRPVRWLVPLVLLVVWLGLGGAFGSYAGKLGEVSTNDQAAFLPQNAESTRVIAQQKAFNQQETLPAVVVWTADGGADVSEAQQKAATAALRSLARAEGVEGAPSPAFRSEDGKALQGVVPLSPDLGERLGEVLDEVERAAAGVPETRAQLAGPAATQGDLKEAFAGIDGLLLGVALAAVLLILLLVYRSVLLPFLIIISAVFALGVASAIVYVLADHGIVRVDGQVQGILSILVIGAATDYALLLTARFREETAAGGDRFTAARAATRGSFGAITASAATVALGLLALLLSDLTNNRALGPVGAIGVVCAVLTTLTFLPAVLALTGKAAFWPAQPRSADAETGGHGIWRRVAHWVDTRPRPLWIITTGILLAGAAFFPALQSKGVPLDELFVNDAPSVAAQQTLGRHFPGGSGQPVVIIAEAESQAAVREAAIATPGVADVRVTTGTPGGQPLVVDGRVRLDATLADAPDSDAAKRTVQNLRERVHTAEASTLVGGYTAQQYDTQRTAEHDKNLIIPVVLSIILVILIVLLRSLLLPVLLVATVGLNYLATLGIAGLVFEYGFGFSGTDASVPLYGFVFLVALGVDYNIFLMSRVREETLRLGTRQGMLRGLIATGGVITSAGVVLAATFAALIVIPLAFLAQIAFIVAFGVLLDTIVVRSLLVPALVRDIGPTVWWPGRLAHEAPHENPDSTATGTKTADSEESRTG